A single window of Dendropsophus ebraccatus isolate aDenEbr1 chromosome 5, aDenEbr1.pat, whole genome shotgun sequence DNA harbors:
- the IPO9 gene encoding importin-9 has protein sequence MAQGMPAGLPTVQAGLREALLETLGGILSPGHEVRAAAEEQLKVLEVTEEFGVHLAELTIDPQGALAIRQLASVVLKQYVENHWCSQSEKFRLPETTERAKAAIRQLLPRGLRESISKVRSSVAYAVSAIAHWDWPEAWPQLFSLLMEMLVSGEVNAVHGAMRVLTEFTREVTDTQMPLVAPVILPEMYKIFTMSEVYGIRTRSRAVEIFTTCAHMICTMEELEKGAAHALIFPVIQQFTDAFVQALQMPDGPSSDSGLKMEVLKAVTALVKNFPKHMVSSMQQILPIVWNTLTESAAFYVRTEVNDTEEIEDPVDSDGEVLGFENLVFSIFEFVHTLLENKFKGTVKKALPELIYYIILYMQITEEQIKVWTANPQQFVEDEDDDTFSYTVRIAAQDLLLAVSSEFQNESAIALAAAATRHFQEAEQIKGQGGEHWWKIHEACMLALGSVKSILTEGVQSGRVQFDMSGFLTGVILSDLNLSVSPFLLGRSLWAASRFTAAMSPELIQQFLQATVSGLHDNQPPSVRISAVRAIWGYCDQLKISESTHVLQPFLPSVVDGLIHLAAQFTSEVLNLVMETLCIVCSVDPVFTANAESKICPFTIAIFLKYSNDPVVASLAQDIFKELAQIEGCQSSMQMRLIPTLVSIMQAPSEKIPSGLCATSIDILTTVVRNTKTPLSELLICQAFPAVAHCTLRTDDNTTMQNGGECLRAYVSVALEQIAQWQDDQGHSGLWYVMQVVSQLLDPRTSEFTAAFVGRLVSTLISKAGRELGENLDQILRAILSKMQQAETLSVMQSLIMVFAHLANSQLEPLLEFLCSLPGPTGKPALEFVMSEWMSRQHLFYGQYEGKVSSVALCKILQYGITMDDKRLQDIKVKGDEIFDMHEGIRTRSKTSRNPQRFSTIPLLVKIYKLIINELSSVIEANATRNAEEEWAQSNEDTNDMWEDEDDEDEGLAGQLLSDIISCNKYDEDYYEDDEEDDPDVLKDPLYQIDLQTYLTEFLQQFAQQPCFSVFSNHLNDNERRILQSIGI, from the exons CTGGCGTCTGTTGTGTTGAAGCAGTATGTAGAAAATCATTGGTGTTCCCAGTCGGAGAAGTTCAGATTACCCGAGACTACTGAAAGG GCTAAAGCAGCAATCCGTCAACTGCTTCCTCGTGGTCTTAGAGAGTCCATAAGTAAAGTACGTTCCAGTGTAGCATATGCTGTGTCTGCTATTGCACATTGGGATTGGCCTGAAGCCTGGCCGCAGCTTTTTAGCTTGCTCATGGAGATGCTAGTAAGCGGGGAAGTCAATGCTGTCCATGGTGCCATGAGAGTTTTGACAG AGTTTACTCGTGAGGTCACTGACACACAGATGCCTTTGGTCGCTCCTGTCATTCTCCCAGAGATGTACAAGATCTTTACCATGAGCGAG GTATATGGCATTCGTACTCGGTCTAGAGCTGTGGAGATTTTCACTACATGTGCCCACATGATCTGTACGATGGAGGAGCTGGAAAAG GGTGCGGCGCACGCGCTCATCTTCCCGGTCATCCAGCAGTTTACAGATGCATTTGTCCAGGCACTTCAGATGCCTGATGGCCCTTCTTCTGATAGTGGCTTAAAGATGGAGGTGTTAAAG GCCGTCACTGCACTTGTGAAGAACTTCCCAAAGCACATGGTTTCCTCAATGCAGCAGATTCTACCTATTGTTTGGAATACATTGACTGAGAGTGCCGCTTT TTATGTTCGGACTGAAGTGAATGATACAGAAGAAATAGAGGATCCCGTGGATTCAGATG GTGAAGTTTTAGGTTTTGAGAACCTGGTGTTCAGTATCTTTGAGTTTGTGCACACGTTGCTGGAGAACAAGTTCAAAGGAACGGTGAAGAAAGCCTTGCCCGAGCTGATCTACTACATCATCCTGTACATGCAGATCACGGAGGAGCAG ATAAAAGTCTGGACTGCAAATCCCCAGCAGTTTGTTGAGGATGAAGATGATGACACCTTTTCATACACTGTCCGCATAGCAGCTCAGGATCTTTTACTG GCAGTTTCTAGTGAATTCCAGAATGAAAGTGCAATTGCCCTTGCTGCTGCCGCCACTCGTCACTTCCAGGAGGCTGAACAAATAAAGGGTCAAGGTGGAGAGCACTG GTGGAAAATACATGAAGCTTGCATGCTGGCCTTGGGGTCAGTGAAGTCTATTCTCACAGAAGGTGTTCAGAGTGGAAGAGTTCAATTTGATATGTCTGGCTTCTTGACCGGAGTTATCCTTTCAGATCTCAACCTTTCAG TTTCCCCGTTCCTACTTGGACGCTCTCTTTGGGCAGCGAGTCGCTTTACAGCTGCTATGTCTCCTGAGCTGATCCAGCAGTTTCTCCAGGCTACAGTGAGCGGGCTTCATGATAACCAGCCACCATCAGTGCGCATTTCTGCTGTCAGAGCTATTTGGGG GTATTGCGATCAGCTCAAAATCTCCGAAAGCACTCATGTTCTTCAGCCCTTTTTGCCCAGTGTGGTTGATGGACTTATACATCTTGCAGCACAGTTTACTTCTGAAGtgttgaatttggtgatggagaCTCTGTGCATTGTCTGCAGTGTGGATCCAGTATTTACTGCAAACGctgaatccaagatctgccctttCACCATTGCAATCTTCCTCAAGTACAGCAATG ACCCTGTTGTTGCATCTTTGGCACaagatatttttaaagaattggcACAAATAGAGGGATGCCAAAGTTCCATGCAAATGCGACTTATTCCGACTCTTGTTAGCATAATGCAGGCTCCCTCTGAGAAAATCCCAAGTGGTCTCTGTGCG ACGTCAATTGATATTCTGACCACAGTTGTGAGGAACACAAAGACCCCCCTCTCTGAACTACTTATCTGTCAAGCTTTTCCTGCAGTAGCTCATTGTACCCTGCGAACAGATGACAACACCACCATGCAG AATGGCGGCGAGTGTCTTCGTGCTTATGTTTCGGTTGCCCTGGAGCAGATTGCGCAGTGGCAGGATGATCAGGGACACAGCGGCCTGTGGTACGTCATGCAGGTGGTCAGCCAGCTTCTGGACCCTCGAACGTCTGAATTCACTGCAGCATTTGTGGGGCGGCTTGTATCCACTCTTATTTCCAAGGCTGGTCGTGAGTTAGGTGAAAATTTGGACCAAATTCTGAGAGCAATTCTCAGCAAGATGCAACAGGCAGAGACGCTCAGTGTCATGCAG TCCTTGATCATGGTGTTTGCCCACCTTGCAAACTCACAGCTGGAGCCATTGCTTGAGTTTCTTTGTAGTCTCCCTGGCCCTACTGGTAAACCAGCTCTAGAGTTTGTCATGTCGGAGTGGATGAGTCGACAGCATTTGTTCTATGGACAGTATGAAGGCAAAGTCAG CTCAGTGGCCCTGTGCAAAATTCTTCAGTATGGCATTACAATGGATGACAAGAGGCTGCAAGACATCAAAGTGAAAGGAGATGAAATATTTGATATGCATGAAGGTATCCGCACAAGATCAAAGACATCTAGAA atccTCAACGTTTTTCAACCATACCCTTATTGGTAAAGATTTACAAACTGATTATTAACGAATTGTCAAGTGTAATTGAAGCTAATGCGACCAGGAATGCAGAAGAGGAATGGGCACAAAGTAATG AAGATACCAATGATATGTGGGAAGATGAAGATGATGAAGATGAAGGTTTGGCAGGACAACTTCTATCGGACATTATTTCTTGCAATAAATATG ATGAAGATTActatgaggatgatgaggaggatgatccGGATGTATTGAAGGACCCACTATACCAGATTGATCTTCAA ACATACTTGACAGAATTTCTGCAGCAGTTTGcccagcagccatgtttttctgtgtTCTCTAATCACTTGAATGACAATGAACGTCGGATCCTCCAGTCCATCGGTATATGA